In a single window of the Coprothermobacter proteolyticus DSM 5265 genome:
- the rplL gene encoding 50S ribosomal protein L7/L12, with amino-acid sequence MTIEEIISEIENMSVSQLAELVKALEEKFGVSASMPVAVAAPVAGPAAAAPAEEEKTSFDVILKEAGAKKLEVIKVVREITGLGLKEAKDLVESAPKPIKEGVTKEEAEELKKKLEEAGAVIELQ; translated from the coding sequence ATGACAATTGAGGAAATCATTAGCGAAATTGAGAACATGTCAGTTTCCCAGCTGGCAGAATTGGTTAAGGCACTTGAGGAGAAGTTTGGTGTGTCCGCGTCCATGCCCGTGGCAGTAGCAGCACCAGTAGCTGGACCGGCAGCTGCTGCTCCAGCTGAAGAGGAAAAGACATCCTTTGACGTTATTCTAAAGGAAGCTGGTGCCAAGAAGCTTGAGGTTATAAAGGTCGTTCGCGAGATTACGGGCCTTGGTCTGAAGGAAGCAAAGGATTTAGTGGAAAGTGCACCGAAGCCAATTAAAGAAGGAGTTACCAAGGAAGAGGCAGAAGAATTGAAGAAAAAGCTCGAGGAAGCCGGAGCGGTAATCGAATTGCAGTAA
- the rplJ gene encoding 50S ribosomal protein L10 has protein sequence MTRVRPEKQAVVEQLREWIDQSKGMVFFSFEGLTSKDMQAMRADMKRNGLTVKVVKNTLLELAVKEVGLNVDESLFRGTTALLFSNEDELAPFKLFVEQVKKYGVLQAKGGILEGRWISAKEVDAIAKLPGRQELYAQLVGVVSSPMRGLVTVLSGPYRNLVYVLQAIKEKKEKAA, from the coding sequence GTGACCAGGGTTCGACCCGAAAAGCAAGCTGTTGTTGAGCAGTTACGTGAATGGATTGACCAAAGCAAAGGAATGGTCTTTTTCTCTTTCGAGGGATTGACCAGCAAGGACATGCAAGCCATGAGAGCCGACATGAAGAGAAACGGCCTCACAGTAAAGGTGGTAAAAAACACACTGCTGGAACTTGCAGTAAAGGAAGTTGGTTTGAACGTCGATGAGTCTTTGTTTAGAGGAACCACTGCCCTTTTGTTTTCCAATGAGGATGAATTAGCCCCCTTCAAGCTCTTTGTTGAGCAGGTGAAGAAATATGGAGTGCTGCAAGCCAAAGGGGGCATATTAGAAGGGCGTTGGATCTCTGCTAAAGAAGTGGATGCTATTGCGAAGCTTCCGGGCAGACAAGAGCTCTATGCACAGTTGGTAGGAGTAGTTTCTTCACCAATGAGGGGATTGGTAACAGTGTTGTCCGGTCCCTACAGAAACTTGGTTTATGTATTGCAAGCAATAAAAGAGAAGAAAGAAAAAGCTGCATAA
- the rplA gene encoding 50S ribosomal protein L1, which translates to MSKRYAQLTQQFDLTKVYTPSEAIELVKKMASAKFDETVEAHYRLGINPKYPDQNVRFTVILPHGTGKPVRVLVLAKGEKATEAANAGADYVGADDLVEKIQQGWLDFDVVIATPDMMGAVGRLGKILGPRGLMPNPKAGTVTMDIEKTVKEFKAGKVEVRNDKTGNLHVPIGKASFDNEKLLDNFYAVTAAIIHAKPATAKGTYVKTISLCSTMGPAVKVDTRLAIEESLKKQF; encoded by the coding sequence ATGAGTAAGAGATATGCGCAGCTAACTCAGCAATTTGATTTAACGAAGGTATATACGCCTTCAGAGGCCATCGAACTCGTTAAGAAGATGGCTTCTGCAAAGTTTGACGAAACAGTGGAGGCACACTACCGCTTGGGCATTAACCCAAAGTATCCTGATCAGAACGTCAGGTTCACTGTAATTCTGCCTCACGGCACTGGTAAGCCTGTCAGAGTTTTGGTACTGGCGAAAGGTGAGAAAGCTACTGAAGCTGCCAATGCTGGTGCTGACTATGTAGGTGCTGACGATCTTGTTGAGAAAATACAACAGGGGTGGTTGGACTTTGACGTGGTCATTGCTACTCCTGACATGATGGGAGCCGTGGGACGTTTAGGTAAGATTCTTGGCCCCAGAGGCCTAATGCCCAACCCCAAAGCTGGCACTGTGACCATGGATATTGAAAAGACAGTGAAAGAGTTCAAGGCGGGTAAAGTTGAAGTTCGCAACGACAAGACTGGAAATCTGCATGTGCCCATCGGGAAAGCCAGCTTTGATAACGAAAAACTACTTGATAACTTCTATGCTGTTACAGCTGCCATAATTCATGCTAAACCCGCAACTGCTAAGGGTACTTATGTGAAGACCATATCACTGTGCAGTACCATGGGTCCAGCAGTTAAGGTGGACACACGTTTGGCTATCGAAGAATCACTTAAGAAGCAGTTTTAA
- the rplK gene encoding 50S ribosomal protein L11, protein MAKKIAAQFRLLLPAGKATPAPPVGPALGQRGVNIMEFIKRFNAATASMGDVLVPVDVTVFADKSFTFEVRTPPASFLLKKAAKVEKGSGEPNKVTVGKVTRAQVEEIAKQKMKDLNTEDLEAAVRIIEGTARSMGIQVVD, encoded by the coding sequence TTGGCTAAAAAGATTGCAGCTCAGTTCAGGTTGTTGTTACCTGCAGGTAAAGCTACTCCTGCGCCACCAGTTGGACCAGCATTGGGACAGCGTGGCGTAAATATAATGGAATTCATAAAGAGGTTTAACGCGGCTACGGCTAGTATGGGCGATGTTTTAGTGCCTGTGGATGTTACCGTTTTCGCTGACAAGAGCTTTACCTTTGAGGTGAGGACTCCGCCTGCTTCATTCTTGCTAAAAAAGGCTGCGAAGGTGGAGAAGGGCTCTGGTGAGCCTAATAAGGTTACTGTTGGTAAGGTTACCCGTGCTCAAGTGGAAGAGATTGCCAAGCAAAAGATGAAGGACTTGAATACAGAAGACTTAGAAGCGGCGGTTCGGATTATCGAAGGCACAGCGAGAAGCATGGGTATTCAGGTAGTGGATTAG
- the nusG gene encoding transcription termination/antitermination protein NusG, translating into MKKWYIVTTVHGKESAVAEAIKLRAENAGNTAISDVLVPKEWRLEYRGKKPRPERVQRVIYPGYVFVEVEVDPEKGVIDPETWSLIRYTPGVRGFISTPDHTPIPVQDNEMEKVLQKSREQEAVKVDLQTGDEVEVRDGALKGLTGVVVDVDHEKQKVFVKISMFGREVISDLDAVQVRKKS; encoded by the coding sequence ATGAAAAAGTGGTACATAGTTACAACAGTTCATGGCAAGGAATCTGCAGTGGCTGAAGCAATTAAGCTTCGTGCTGAGAACGCGGGTAACACAGCTATAAGTGATGTCTTAGTTCCCAAAGAATGGCGTCTTGAATACAGAGGTAAAAAACCCAGACCTGAAAGGGTTCAAAGGGTCATTTACCCCGGTTATGTTTTTGTAGAAGTTGAAGTGGATCCTGAAAAAGGTGTTATTGACCCAGAAACGTGGTCTTTAATACGCTATACCCCTGGTGTACGGGGGTTCATTTCAACGCCAGATCATACACCCATTCCCGTGCAGGACAACGAAATGGAAAAGGTGCTTCAAAAGAGCAGAGAGCAAGAAGCTGTAAAGGTTGACCTCCAGACTGGTGATGAAGTGGAAGTAAGGGATGGTGCTCTTAAAGGTCTTACGGGTGTGGTCGTTGACGTGGATCATGAAAAACAGAAAGTATTTGTTAAGATAAGCATGTTTGGTCGAGAAGTTATCTCAGATTTGGATGCCGTACAAGTGAGAAAGAAAAGTTAG
- the secE gene encoding preprotein translocase subunit SecE, translating into MAEKQTLGNRIKNFFRSAKVELGRVSWPSREQTVNAVLAILVFSGIWAVLVTLLDLGFARLLPLLVK; encoded by the coding sequence ATGGCGGAAAAGCAGACATTAGGAAACAGGATAAAGAATTTCTTCAGAAGCGCTAAAGTGGAACTCGGCAGGGTGAGCTGGCCATCAAGGGAGCAAACTGTAAATGCAGTGTTGGCCATACTTGTGTTTTCAGGTATATGGGCTGTGCTAGTAACCTTGTTGGACCTAGGTTTTGCAAGATTATTGCCACTATTAGTGAAGTAG
- the rpmG gene encoding 50S ribosomal protein L33, which yields MRVLVTLECTECGHRNYHTEKNKTKTTDRLQFKKYCPNCKKHTLHKETR from the coding sequence ATGAGAGTATTAGTTACATTAGAGTGTACTGAATGTGGTCATCGTAACTACCACACGGAAAAGAATAAGACGAAGACCACTGACAGGTTACAGTTTAAGAAGTACTGCCCTAACTGCAAGAAGCACACGCTACATAAGGAGACAAGGTAG
- the tuf gene encoding elongation factor Tu — protein MAKEKFERTKPHVNVGTIGHIDHGKTTLTAAITQTLAAEGLAKPQGYFDIDKAPEEKARGITINITHVEYETPKRHYAHIDCPGHADYIKNMITGAAQMDGAILVVAATDGVMPQTREHVLLARQVNVPAMVVFINKTDMVDDPELVELVEMEVRDLLNRYGFPGDEVPVIKGSALEALEVLSKNPQTKRGENEWVDRIWELIDAMDSYIPDPVREVDKPFLMPIEDVFSITGRGTVVTGRVERGKLKVGEEVEIVGLREGIRKTVVTGIEMFRKTLDEAMAGDNVGLLLRGIGKDEVERGEVVAKVGSIRPYKKFRAQVYVLKKEEGGRHTPFFNGYRPQFYIRTTDVTGTIKLDPGVEMVMPGDNAEFEVELIYPVALEEGMRFAIREGGRTVGAGVITKLLE, from the coding sequence ATGGCGAAAGAGAAGTTTGAGAGGACGAAGCCGCACGTAAATGTAGGGACCATAGGGCACATAGACCATGGTAAGACGACATTGACGGCAGCGATAACGCAGACATTGGCAGCAGAAGGTTTAGCGAAGCCGCAGGGATACTTTGACATAGACAAAGCACCGGAAGAGAAAGCGAGAGGCATAACGATAAACATAACGCACGTAGAATACGAGACACCGAAGAGGCACTATGCGCACATAGACTGTCCAGGGCACGCAGACTACATCAAGAACATGATCACAGGGGCAGCGCAGATGGACGGAGCAATTCTGGTAGTAGCGGCTACAGACGGAGTAATGCCACAGACGAGGGAGCACGTACTACTAGCAAGGCAAGTGAACGTACCTGCGATGGTGGTATTCATTAACAAGACAGACATGGTAGACGATCCTGAGCTAGTGGAGCTAGTAGAGATGGAAGTAAGGGACTTACTGAACCGATATGGATTTCCAGGAGACGAAGTACCAGTGATAAAGGGATCAGCGCTAGAGGCACTAGAGGTACTAAGCAAGAACCCGCAGACGAAGCGTGGGGAGAACGAATGGGTAGACCGGATATGGGAGCTCATAGACGCCATGGATAGCTACATACCGGACCCAGTAAGGGAAGTAGACAAGCCATTCCTTATGCCGATAGAGGACGTATTTAGCATAACTGGGCGAGGGACAGTAGTGACAGGAAGGGTAGAGCGAGGAAAGTTAAAAGTAGGGGAAGAAGTAGAGATAGTAGGATTACGAGAAGGTATAAGGAAGACAGTAGTAACAGGCATAGAGATGTTCCGTAAGACGTTAGACGAAGCGATGGCAGGAGACAACGTAGGTCTATTGTTAAGGGGCATAGGGAAAGACGAAGTAGAGCGAGGGGAAGTAGTAGCGAAGGTAGGGTCAATAAGGCCATACAAGAAGTTCAGGGCGCAAGTGTATGTATTGAAGAAAGAGGAAGGTGGAAGGCACACACCATTCTTCAATGGATACAGGCCACAATTCTACATAAGGACAACAGACGTAACTGGGACAATAAAGCTAGACCCAGGAGTAGAGATGGTAATGCCAGGAGACAATGCAGAGTTCGAAGTAGAACTGATCTACCCCGTAGCATTAGAAGAGGGCATGAGATTTGCAATCAGAGAAGGCGGAAGGACAGTAGGAGCTGGTGTTATCACCAAGCTCTTGGAATAA
- a CDS encoding 2-hydroxyacid dehydrogenase, whose protein sequence is MPKILLNWVPTQSDFELMRKTLPDAEFEVPPWQNLEEAEILLYSPKTPDLDALIPNMKNLRFIQSLMAGVDHLPWSLIPNNVIVASGSGANSEAVADMALALALSALKFIPFYQNEMKMDLWKRRVSKDLDSLTAVILGTGSIGKAIAKRLKAFGMQVVGVSRSGNQVEGFDNVASSADWSSEPYGDLIVIALPLNRDSYHMIDKDVLSRLGGTRVIVNIARAAIVEPQALKVWLQENPTSVYASDVWWNEKLSLQPVVVEQPISISYLPNVIMSPHTAGLTEYAQERMLTTSCENIRRFLEGGQPLGIVRKEDYSQTPWNEN, encoded by the coding sequence ATGCCAAAAATCCTTTTGAACTGGGTACCGACTCAAAGCGATTTTGAGCTTATGCGTAAGACTCTTCCCGATGCAGAATTCGAGGTTCCGCCATGGCAAAACTTGGAAGAAGCAGAAATACTCCTCTATTCTCCAAAAACTCCCGACCTTGACGCGCTCATACCAAACATGAAGAATCTAAGGTTTATCCAATCACTTATGGCAGGTGTTGATCATTTGCCATGGAGTCTGATACCGAATAACGTAATAGTTGCTAGCGGATCTGGTGCAAACTCAGAAGCAGTAGCGGATATGGCTTTAGCTTTAGCGCTCTCGGCTCTTAAGTTTATACCTTTCTACCAGAACGAAATGAAAATGGATCTATGGAAAAGACGCGTTAGCAAAGACCTGGATTCTCTCACAGCAGTCATATTGGGTACAGGGAGCATCGGCAAAGCTATCGCTAAAAGACTAAAAGCTTTTGGCATGCAGGTTGTTGGAGTTTCAAGAAGTGGCAACCAGGTGGAAGGCTTTGATAATGTAGCATCGTCTGCTGACTGGTCTAGCGAGCCCTATGGCGACCTAATTGTCATTGCACTGCCTTTGAACCGAGATTCGTATCACATGATCGATAAAGACGTTTTGTCTCGGTTAGGTGGTACGCGTGTCATCGTTAACATTGCAAGGGCAGCCATCGTAGAACCGCAAGCATTAAAGGTTTGGCTTCAGGAAAACCCTACTTCCGTGTACGCTTCCGATGTTTGGTGGAATGAAAAGTTGAGTCTGCAGCCAGTTGTTGTGGAACAGCCCATCTCCATTTCGTACCTGCCAAATGTAATTATGTCGCCGCACACTGCTGGACTTACAGAATACGCACAGGAAAGAATGCTCACTACATCTTGCGAGAACATTCGGCGTTTCCTAGAGGGTGGGCAGCCTTTAGGCATTGTGCGTAAAGAAGATTATTCCCAAACGCCATGGAATGAAAATTGA
- a CDS encoding NFACT RNA binding domain-containing protein gives MCVKKIIPKRHGMKIDSFYLSYLARDLESSFRGARINAVLCEAYFYQLDTTKGPLLISLLQSSPLIGKTFLPTDKKERKLSQMIGNLSIDAIRSVEGDRIIVFQLSDRLKIINRQLVVELIPNYATLLILENDNIIFSTRLIGAGKRSFVLGKRYLFPPKPEGAKNLYHPLRKEIIEKVPEHARHLLEKHLSRRDLPHMVVGRELAWPTPSATTTALDLASTEVSRQIESYYENIERKNARKETQWEQRGPVDKQEIEERVDKLKRWGQVLLSLPLDTKGEVLIKDWVTGEETSVNLSQFHTPVEAAKSFFEKAKKTEKQLLNGETKKARFARKETSAKAQRYPYRRILYDDVPIYIGLSASGNDFVTFSSAPEHWWFHVKEGTGSHVVVRTNFLTDDIAQVAAKLAAFHSSKSAENKVEVVYTQIKNVWRHPKNKKGLVLYKNFQTMVVEPASEETVLGTT, from the coding sequence TTGTGCGTAAAGAAGATTATTCCCAAACGCCATGGAATGAAAATTGATAGTTTTTATTTATCATACTTAGCGCGAGATCTCGAGAGCTCCTTTCGCGGTGCTCGTATAAATGCAGTTCTTTGTGAAGCTTACTTTTATCAACTAGATACTACTAAGGGACCGCTACTCATCTCTTTGCTGCAATCTTCACCCCTAATAGGCAAGACCTTTCTACCTACGGACAAGAAGGAAAGAAAGCTTAGCCAAATGATTGGAAATCTGTCCATTGATGCCATAAGAAGTGTGGAGGGAGACCGGATCATAGTTTTTCAACTGAGCGATCGGCTTAAGATCATAAACAGGCAGCTAGTCGTGGAACTCATTCCAAACTATGCAACCCTCCTCATCCTTGAAAATGACAATATCATCTTTTCCACAAGGTTAATTGGAGCAGGAAAGCGCTCATTTGTTTTGGGAAAAAGATATCTTTTCCCGCCTAAACCAGAAGGCGCAAAAAACCTCTACCACCCATTAAGAAAAGAAATCATTGAAAAAGTACCAGAGCATGCACGACATCTTTTAGAGAAGCACTTAAGTAGAAGAGACCTACCCCATATGGTGGTGGGGCGGGAACTCGCTTGGCCAACACCTTCTGCTACTACAACAGCTTTAGACCTGGCTTCTACAGAGGTAAGCAGACAAATCGAATCGTACTACGAAAACATTGAAAGGAAGAATGCACGTAAAGAGACCCAGTGGGAACAGCGTGGACCCGTTGATAAACAGGAAATCGAAGAACGGGTGGATAAACTTAAGCGTTGGGGACAAGTACTGCTTTCACTGCCACTGGATACAAAAGGCGAAGTGCTTATAAAAGACTGGGTCACGGGAGAAGAAACCAGTGTCAATCTTTCTCAGTTTCATACCCCAGTGGAAGCTGCTAAAAGTTTCTTTGAAAAAGCAAAGAAAACTGAAAAACAGCTTCTGAACGGTGAAACAAAAAAAGCGCGATTTGCTAGAAAGGAGACCTCGGCGAAGGCTCAGCGCTATCCCTATAGGAGAATATTGTATGACGATGTGCCCATTTACATTGGGCTATCTGCGTCTGGAAATGATTTTGTAACGTTTTCCTCAGCTCCTGAACACTGGTGGTTCCATGTGAAGGAGGGAACAGGGTCTCACGTGGTTGTAAGAACGAATTTTCTTACGGATGACATTGCTCAGGTAGCAGCCAAGCTCGCCGCTTTTCACAGTTCTAAGTCTGCTGAAAACAAGGTGGAAGTGGTTTACACACAAATAAAGAATGTTTGGCGTCATCCAAAAAACAAGAAAGGGCTTGTCCTGTACAAGAATTTTCAGACTATGGTAGTGGAACCAGCTTCTGAGGAAACCGTTTTAGGTACTACTTAA
- a CDS encoding S41 family peptidase, with protein sequence MNKRSVGAGVVVLILVLGITAGYVLGFLTSGRPIVLQAGDYRLLDELKAVLQERYYTDLPSDKELLYGSAKGLTAALGDPWTEYLTPEEISVLQSDLEGTYTGIGVVISKTGDQIVIQTVFPNTPAAKAGLKAGDIIMAVDGKSVEQVSVDVVSSMVRGSAGTSVTLEILRDGQTLSFDLKREEVSIPAVTESKMVTPTVGYIRLMQFYDNKASSELKSALVQLKKEGMTSLIIDLRDNPGGMLEEARKIVGYFAPAQVVVYEKDKQETKPLKAPGGAKLFEGNVVVWVNGGSASASEIVAGALRDLIGAKLVGEKTFGKGEIQTIEPLSEGAVKVTVAEYLTPNKTALNKVGLAPDVQVTATDDAKLLEASLEVFK encoded by the coding sequence ATGAATAAAAGAAGTGTAGGCGCTGGAGTAGTTGTACTAATTCTCGTGCTGGGCATTACAGCTGGTTATGTCCTTGGTTTTCTTACCAGCGGTCGCCCCATTGTTCTGCAGGCAGGTGATTATCGTCTTCTTGATGAGCTGAAAGCGGTACTTCAAGAGCGGTACTACACTGATTTACCCTCAGATAAAGAGCTACTCTATGGTTCTGCTAAGGGCTTGACTGCGGCTTTGGGTGATCCCTGGACGGAGTATTTAACACCGGAAGAGATTTCAGTGCTGCAAAGCGATTTGGAAGGCACTTACACGGGCATTGGAGTAGTAATTAGCAAGACAGGCGACCAGATTGTCATTCAAACAGTTTTTCCTAATACGCCTGCTGCTAAGGCTGGTTTGAAGGCAGGGGATATTATCATGGCCGTGGATGGAAAAAGTGTGGAGCAAGTTTCAGTGGACGTTGTTTCTTCCATGGTTAGAGGGAGTGCGGGTACTTCTGTCACACTGGAAATTCTGCGTGATGGGCAGACACTTTCATTTGATTTGAAGCGAGAAGAGGTATCCATACCTGCTGTTACAGAGAGCAAGATGGTTACCCCAACAGTGGGTTATATAAGGCTAATGCAGTTCTATGACAACAAAGCTTCTTCTGAGTTAAAAAGTGCTCTTGTTCAATTAAAAAAGGAAGGTATGACCTCTTTAATAATTGACTTAAGAGATAATCCAGGAGGTATGCTCGAGGAAGCTCGCAAAATTGTAGGTTACTTCGCCCCTGCACAGGTTGTGGTATATGAGAAAGATAAGCAGGAAACAAAACCGTTGAAGGCACCCGGTGGGGCGAAATTGTTTGAGGGCAATGTTGTAGTTTGGGTGAATGGTGGTTCTGCTTCTGCTTCTGAGATTGTAGCGGGAGCTTTACGAGATCTCATTGGTGCTAAGTTGGTGGGTGAAAAAACCTTCGGAAAGGGAGAAATTCAGACCATTGAACCACTTAGTGAAGGTGCTGTGAAGGTGACAGTTGCCGAATACTTGACGCCTAACAAGACTGCTCTTAACAAGGTTGGGTTGGCTCCCGACGTGCAAGTTACTGCTACTGATGACGCGAAGCTTTTGGAAGCATCGCTGGAAGTCTTTAAGTAG
- a CDS encoding murein hydrolase activator EnvC family protein, producing the protein MSWRCRVFSKWVSVIIVFVIIAALAIPLPGEAATYSDLQKKNEQLEQQKKATQQQLSEVKSKTQDAFQALVELQSQIEKLEQQSSSLVQRRQLLEEQIATLDSQIKDLEKTIEEERANLEQTLVTMYKWQKVAPSALVLVVTSSVNPELATYALEKVLTNQNDKLESYEDNVAKLHAKRKEIAEAKNEVAQTIESLQTQLATLQSKYDERESLYAQLKKEQNKYASQLAMIEQQQREVSAEIQRMLSSTKLSSNANSSGFIKPMSGMVTSPFGWRINPLTGRGKDFHTGIDVANQYGTPIKASRTGVVIWAGWKTGYGLCVIIDHQDGYGTVYAHMSRIAVKSGQKVSAGTVVGYEGSTGWATGPHLHFEIRIQGEPTNPAKFVQF; encoded by the coding sequence GTGAGTTGGAGATGTAGGGTGTTTTCAAAGTGGGTTTCTGTGATAATTGTTTTTGTTATAATTGCCGCTTTGGCTATTCCTTTGCCGGGTGAGGCGGCAACATACTCTGATCTGCAGAAGAAAAATGAACAGCTAGAACAACAGAAAAAAGCAACTCAGCAGCAGCTGAGCGAAGTCAAAAGTAAGACTCAGGACGCTTTCCAGGCACTAGTTGAGCTGCAAAGCCAAATAGAGAAGCTGGAGCAGCAGTCTTCTTCATTAGTTCAAAGACGCCAGTTACTTGAGGAGCAAATTGCCACATTGGATAGTCAGATAAAAGATCTGGAGAAGACAATTGAAGAAGAAAGAGCAAACCTGGAGCAGACACTAGTGACCATGTATAAGTGGCAAAAAGTGGCCCCTTCTGCACTGGTTTTAGTGGTTACTTCTTCAGTAAATCCGGAACTGGCAACCTATGCCTTGGAGAAAGTGCTCACAAACCAGAATGATAAGTTGGAATCATATGAAGACAATGTGGCCAAACTTCATGCCAAGCGAAAGGAAATTGCAGAAGCAAAGAATGAAGTTGCGCAGACAATCGAATCGCTCCAAACACAGCTAGCAACCTTGCAGAGTAAGTACGATGAAAGAGAATCTTTGTATGCTCAACTTAAGAAGGAACAAAACAAATATGCTTCACAGTTAGCCATGATAGAGCAGCAGCAGCGAGAAGTGAGTGCTGAGATACAACGAATGCTCTCATCAACAAAGCTCAGTAGTAATGCGAATTCTAGTGGTTTTATTAAGCCAATGTCTGGAATGGTGACAAGTCCGTTCGGGTGGCGTATAAATCCACTAACAGGTAGAGGTAAAGATTTTCATACAGGTATCGACGTTGCCAACCAATATGGAACACCAATAAAGGCCAGTAGGACTGGTGTGGTCATTTGGGCAGGTTGGAAAACGGGTTACGGGCTGTGTGTTATTATCGACCATCAAGATGGCTATGGTACTGTTTACGCTCATATGTCTCGCATAGCTGTAAAGTCGGGACAAAAGGTCTCTGCTGGCACTGTAGTTGGATACGAAGGTTCTACAGGTTGGGCAACAGGCCCGCATCTGCATTTTGAGATAAGAATACAGGGTGAGCCAACCAATCCTGCTAAATTTGTGCAATTCTGA
- a CDS encoding cell division protein FtsX → MAGLIIIATLLGGFAFSTSVWFQKIQSTALSQLQTVVFIDKSLPQEEIQSIRADFVRRPGVAEVTFVSSEQALAELRLSLSQYSWLFENISENPIPPSFEIRFTSLESMKQFIDEMRTATYITDLLAPYEQAQSVSTFISGMYKAIFAILIVMVAVLAILAMLLVESEVLKQRESLALYSLLGASPRFLLMPFLLYIVSFAAIGVIVSVILGIYAAPLVIDLVNVVNSLLFGLTVPLSSWEPYVLLSAVLSVVFVFGGTYLAIHRSIREVASSELEM, encoded by the coding sequence TTGGCTGGACTTATCATTATTGCGACGTTGCTGGGAGGTTTCGCCTTTAGTACCAGCGTGTGGTTTCAAAAAATCCAGAGTACAGCTCTGAGTCAGCTTCAAACAGTGGTGTTCATAGATAAATCTTTACCACAAGAGGAAATACAATCCATAAGAGCTGATTTCGTCCGTAGGCCAGGTGTGGCTGAAGTAACCTTCGTAAGTTCGGAACAAGCGTTAGCAGAGCTAAGGCTTTCCCTTTCCCAGTACAGTTGGCTGTTCGAAAATATTTCCGAAAATCCCATACCGCCTTCCTTTGAAATCAGGTTTACCAGTCTGGAAAGCATGAAACAGTTCATTGATGAGATGAGGACTGCTACCTATATAACTGACTTGCTGGCGCCATATGAACAGGCTCAGAGTGTTTCAACATTTATATCTGGCATGTACAAAGCAATATTCGCTATACTTATAGTTATGGTAGCTGTATTGGCTATTCTAGCCATGCTACTCGTGGAATCTGAGGTGTTAAAACAACGCGAATCGTTGGCACTGTACTCCTTACTGGGAGCTAGCCCAAGGTTCTTACTTATGCCGTTCTTGTTGTACATTGTAAGTTTTGCTGCCATAGGGGTCATTGTATCGGTGATATTAGGCATATATGCAGCGCCGCTTGTGATTGATTTGGTAAATGTTGTTAACAGCCTCTTGTTTGGATTAACTGTACCGCTATCGAGTTGGGAGCCCTATGTACTTTTGAGTGCAGTTTTGTCAGTTGTATTTGTGTTCGGAGGGACATACTTGGCCATACACAGAAGCATTAGGGAGGTGGCTAGTAGTGAGTTGGAGATGTAG
- a CDS encoding cell division ATP-binding protein FtsE, with protein MNNMDLQDTVISVHGLTKVYGKGYEPALDNVSFDLHRGEFVYLIGPTGAGKTTLLHILMGLRKPTSGYADILGHRIDPAGGERDLRDLRLRTGIIFQGSYLLNDRTVYENVIMSLEVRDYPVPEVKRRAEALLYKLGLLDKKSFMPEELSGGQKQLVAFARAILHEPELLIADEPTANLDMNTARDLIKTIQNLTANMNTTVLLATHNVELVAEMGTRVIRLERGRIVFDAKKLKSLA; from the coding sequence ATGAATAACATGGATCTTCAAGACACAGTAATCAGTGTACACGGTTTAACAAAAGTATATGGGAAGGGTTATGAACCGGCTTTGGACAACGTTAGTTTTGATTTGCATCGAGGTGAGTTTGTTTACCTTATTGGTCCAACTGGTGCAGGTAAAACAACACTTCTCCATATCCTAATGGGGCTTAGAAAGCCTACGTCGGGTTACGCTGATATTCTTGGGCACCGAATTGATCCTGCTGGTGGTGAAAGGGACCTACGTGACTTGAGGCTTCGGACAGGTATCATCTTTCAGGGTTCTTATCTCCTTAATGATAGGACAGTTTACGAGAATGTCATCATGAGTTTAGAGGTCAGAGATTACCCCGTGCCAGAAGTGAAACGACGTGCAGAAGCGTTGCTGTACAAACTTGGCCTCTTGGATAAGAAGAGCTTCATGCCTGAGGAATTATCTGGTGGGCAGAAGCAACTAGTCGCTTTTGCCAGAGCTATTTTACATGAACCAGAACTACTTATTGCTGATGAACCCACAGCGAACTTGGACATGAATACGGCAAGAGACCTTATCAAAACCATACAGAACCTTACTGCGAATATGAATACCACCGTTTTGTTGGCTACGCATAACGTGGAATTGGTTGCAGAAATGGGAACTAGGGTAATCAGGTTGGAAAGGGGAAGAATTGTTTTCGATGCAAAAAAACTCAAATCTTTGGCTTAA